The Hornefia porci genome contains the following window.
CGCAAGAGAGCACAAATCACCAGACTTCTTTCAGATTGCAGGATTTCCTGTCTCTGTAATTTAATACATGCTCAGCCATTGATCACCGTTCCCGGATTCAATATTCCCTTAGGATCAAACACCTTTTTAATTCCACGCATCAGATTCAGCTCCGTTTCATTTTTCTGCAGTTTCAAATCATCGACTCGTATCTTGCCTATTCCATGCTCACCGGTAATTGTCCCCCCATAATGAAAGACCAGATCATACATGCGTTTTTTATACTCTTCAGCATACACAGGTACTTTGCCGTCAACATACCACATATCTCCGTGTACATTACCGTCAGCAATATGAGCTACAATATTATTACCGGTATGATACTCCTCCGCTAAATGCTTCAGATCCGCGATAAAATTCGGAATTTCGGAAACGGGTACCGCATAATCAAAGCTGTCACATATCGAATCCACTATATAACTGTAATGCTCACTTCGGATTTTCAGGAGTTCGTCCTGTTCACTTTTCTTCTCTGCAATCAGCGTTTCATAGCAGTTATGTTTCTCGCAGATGTTCTGCACTGTCTCCACAGCTTCAAACATGCGATCCTCTGTTTTTTCTGACAGAATTATCATCAAATCCGAATTCCCTTTTTCGGCCTGCCATTTAAGGCCGAGCATCTCAGCGGTTCCGGTAAAAAGTTTTTTGTCCATATATTCCACTGCTAAAGGAATCGTTCCGCTATGAAGAATATCTGTCACCGCATTACAGGCATCCCCGAAATCCTCAAAGGGCGCGATGATTGTGCATGAACATTTTTCTTTAGGGTAGAGCTTCAGAATAACCTTTGTTACAATCGCCAAAGTTCCTTCACTGCCTAAAATCAACTGACAGAGATTGTAACCAGCATTGTTTTTCACCAGCTTGCCGCCCAATTGTAAAATTTCACCATTGGGGAGAACCGCTTCTATCCCCATAATGTGTTTTCGCATAACGCCATGACGCACTGCCCGTGCACCGCCTGCATTTGTGACAGCCATACCTCCCATCTGAGCGCCTTCATCACCCGGATGTACCGGAAAACCAAGGCCTTCATGCTTCTCCAATTCTTCTAAAAGCTGCATTAAAGTAACGCCGCATTCTAAAACAGCCATCATATTTTTCTCATCGATCTCAAAAATATGATTAAGACGCTCCATTGAGATTACAATGCTTTCGACAACAGGTGTGCATCCTCCGGCCAGCCCTGTTCCTCCGCCGCGTACTACAATCGGAATATCATGTTCATAAGCATATCTCACAATCTCTGACACCTCATCTGTGTCTGACGGTTTAACCACAATGGAATCAATATTGGCAGGAGGGCGAAATTCCGGTTCCACCTCGTCATACATATACGCCGCTGTCTGTTCCCTGTTTACAAGAACAAAATCTCTCCCCACAATCGTTCGCAACGCATCATAATCTTTTTCCGTCATAGCCACTCTCCTTCCCATATCGTTTCGCCAGCTGCGGCAGAATCTCATATATGTCACCTACATATCCGATATCCGCAACCTTAAATATCGGTGCTGACGCATCATTGTTGACCGCGATGATAATATCTGATTCCTTCATACCTGCCAGATGCTGCGGAGCTCCGGAGATTCCACAGGCAAAATATATTTTCGGTTTGACCCGATGTCCGCTGTAGCCGACCTGGATCTGACTTTGTGCCATCCCGGCATCCACCAGTGCGCGTGATACCGCAACAACTCCTCCAAGAGAATCGGCCAGGTTCTGAGCCATTGCCAGATCTTCTTTTTTCCTGAATCCCCGTCCGGCAGCGACAATAACATCCGCCTTAGTGATGTCCACTGCACCGATGGGTTCATGTGACAGAACTTCTGTATTCGGATTTACTGTAATATCCGGTTTTATCTTCGTAATGTTGACGGGCAGACTGCTATCACGAATCGATTCATTAAATTCTTTATACCGGATCGTTGCCATCTGAGGTCGTGTCGAAGTCCTGATATACGCCAGAATATTATCGCTGAAGGCTGGGCGAATCTGAATAAGCTGACCGTTCGCATCCACCTTCAGATCTGTACAATCGGCAGTTAATCCTGTATTCATCGCTCCGGCAATACGCGGAGCCAGGGATCTTCCGAAGGCAGTTGCACCAATCAGTACCACTTCCGGCGACAGGCGCCTCAAAACAACCTCTATATTCTGCTTGTACAAAAACTCGTCGGCCTGCTGAAAACATTCATGCTCCATATAGTAAACGAGATCGGCTCCATGATATGCGATTTCCTCCACCGCAAGATTCGGAGGACCTAAAATCAGGCATTCCACAGATCCTTTCATCTCTTTTGCAAGCTCCTGCGCTTTCTGCAGCAGTTCATAAGTCACCGGATGAATCACGCCATAATTTTGTTCCCCTAAAACGAGAATTGTGTTTTTTCTCATTGCCATTATACCAGCCCCTTCTCCAGCAATATTTGATCAATCGAATTCATAAAAGCTTCACTTTCATCTCGAAAGAGTATGCTTGACCGCTCAGTATCCTGTGGAACGATAACTTTGCTCACCTTTGTCGGCGATCCTTTTATCCCTGTCTCCTCCTCCTTCAGATATCCGCTAAGATCTTTCAATGCCATTTTTCCGATTTCAACTGTCCGTGATTCCAATCTCCGTCTCACTGACGGAAGTCTGGGAGCCGCAATATTCTTTGTTACGCTGATAAGGGCCGGCAACTTCATACGCCTTCTCTGCATTTGTCCCCAGATATCTTCAGC
Protein-coding sequences here:
- a CDS encoding FAD-binding oxidoreductase, translated to MTEKDYDALRTIVGRDFVLVNREQTAAYMYDEVEPEFRPPANIDSIVVKPSDTDEVSEIVRYAYEHDIPIVVRGGGTGLAGGCTPVVESIVISMERLNHIFEIDEKNMMAVLECGVTLMQLLEELEKHEGLGFPVHPGDEGAQMGGMAVTNAGGARAVRHGVMRKHIMGIEAVLPNGEILQLGGKLVKNNAGYNLCQLILGSEGTLAIVTKVILKLYPKEKCSCTIIAPFEDFGDACNAVTDILHSGTIPLAVEYMDKKLFTGTAEMLGLKWQAEKGNSDLMIILSEKTEDRMFEAVETVQNICEKHNCYETLIAEKKSEQDELLKIRSEHYSYIVDSICDSFDYAVPVSEIPNFIADLKHLAEEYHTGNNIVAHIADGNVHGDMWYVDGKVPVYAEEYKKRMYDLVFHYGGTITGEHGIGKIRVDDLKLQKNETELNLMRGIKKVFDPKGILNPGTVING
- a CDS encoding electron transfer flavoprotein subunit alpha/FixB family protein; this encodes MAMRKNTILVLGEQNYGVIHPVTYELLQKAQELAKEMKGSVECLILGPPNLAVEEIAYHGADLVYYMEHECFQQADEFLYKQNIEVVLRRLSPEVVLIGATAFGRSLAPRIAGAMNTGLTADCTDLKVDANGQLIQIRPAFSDNILAYIRTSTRPQMATIRYKEFNESIRDSSLPVNITKIKPDITVNPNTEVLSHEPIGAVDITKADVIVAAGRGFRKKEDLAMAQNLADSLGGVVAVSRALVDAGMAQSQIQVGYSGHRVKPKIYFACGISGAPQHLAGMKESDIIIAVNNDASAPIFKVADIGYVGDIYEILPQLAKRYGKESGYDGKRL